GCATTTCCCCCGCACTTGTCCGCATGCAAGTGACAGGCCCGGCCACGGCAACAACAATGCTCGGACGACAGTTCCGAAAGGCCGAGGAGGGCCGGGGTGACGACCTATGACGATCGAGCGAGCCTCGCTGATCTGACCACCACTGTGGAGCGAGTCCGCCGATCGGTGGAGAGTGTGATCGAGGGCAAGCCCGAGGTCGTACGGCTTTCGCTGACCGTGTTGCTCGCCGAGGGGCACCTCCTGATCGAGGATGTCCCCGGCGTCGGCAAGACCATGCTGGCCAAGACGCTGGCCCGGTCCATCGACTGCTCGGTGCGCCGCATCCAGTTCACGCCCGACCTGCTGCCCTCGGACGTCACCGGCGTGTCGATCTTCGACCAGCAGCGCCGGGACTTCGAGTTCAAGCCGGGCGCGATCTTCGCCCAGATCGTGATCGGCGACGAGATCAACCGCGCCTCGCCGAAGACCCAGTCCGCGCTCCTGGAGTCCATGGAGGAGCGCCAGGTCACGGTCGACGGCCAGACGTACGAGCTGCCCAGCCCGTTCATGGTCGTCGCCACCCAGAACCCGGTCGAGATGGAGGGCACCTACCCGCTGCCCGAGGCCCAGCGCGACCGCTTCATGGCCCGTGTCTCCATCGGCTACCCCAGCGCCGAGGCCGAGCTCCAGATGCTCGACGTGCACGGCTCGGTCTCCCCGCTGGACGACCTCCAGCCGGTCGCCCACGCCCACGACATCCTCAAGCTGATCGAGGCCGTGCGCGGGGTCCACGTCGCCGACGCGGTACGCCGGTACGCGGTCGACATCGTCGCCGCCACCCGCACCCACCCCGACCTGCGACTCGGCGCCTCCCCCCGGGCCACGCTCCACCTGCTGCGGGCCGCCAGGGCCTCCGCGGCGCTCAGCGGCCGCGACTACGTCCTGCCGGACGACCTCCAGGCCCTCGCCGCACCCGTCCTCGCCCACCGGCTGCTGCCGACGGCGCAGGCCCAGCTGAACCGCCGCACCGCCGAGCAGGTCGTCCAGGAGATCCTCCAGCGCACCCCCGTCCCGGCCGCGGCCCCGCCCGCCGGACCGCTCTACGGCCAGCAGCAGCCCGGCGCCCGGCGGCTGTGATGAGTGGCGCCGCCGTGCCGGACGGACCGCGGGGCGACGAGGACGACCGGGGCGGACTGCGGGCCGCCTTCGGCGGTCTCACCACCCGCGGCCGTTCCTTCCTCGCCGCGGGG
This is a stretch of genomic DNA from Streptomyces sp. R44. It encodes these proteins:
- a CDS encoding AAA family ATPase, with translation MTTYDDRASLADLTTTVERVRRSVESVIEGKPEVVRLSLTVLLAEGHLLIEDVPGVGKTMLAKTLARSIDCSVRRIQFTPDLLPSDVTGVSIFDQQRRDFEFKPGAIFAQIVIGDEINRASPKTQSALLESMEERQVTVDGQTYELPSPFMVVATQNPVEMEGTYPLPEAQRDRFMARVSIGYPSAEAELQMLDVHGSVSPLDDLQPVAHAHDILKLIEAVRGVHVADAVRRYAVDIVAATRTHPDLRLGASPRATLHLLRAARASAALSGRDYVLPDDLQALAAPVLAHRLLPTAQAQLNRRTAEQVVQEILQRTPVPAAAPPAGPLYGQQQPGARRL